The DNA sequence AGCAGTATAAAAGCATAATCAAGTGTTCTTTGCATTTCTTCTAGTAGGCGAACTCAGTTTGAGCACAGACGAGTTCGATTATACGTGGACTCACCATTGACTGCGGCTTCATCAAATCGCGGAGAGTAACGTCAACTGCTTCGGCGAGGTGCTGGTCTGCCCTTATGAAAGAAGTCTCTTCCTCCACCTTGCGTACGAGAACGTAATGAGCCCTGCTAGATGTACCGGATGAGACGAATGGGACATCCATGGCAAACCAAATGGCAAGCGCCCGACGCTGTCGCTGTCAACAAACGCTTCCGATTGTCAACACAGCTTTCTCAACCTCCACCTATGTCTTCCGACCCCAATACTGCCGCCGCTCATTCATTCAACAAGATTCTCAGCAGGCCAAAATACCCTTCGAAATCTCGGAGCTCTGGTGGAGATGTAGAAGACGACTCAAATCTAAAAAAATTGCGGCGGTTGATACTCGTTGAAGGCATTCCCGCAACCGTGGTAAGTTTCGGTTTTGTTGCATTGACAACTGAAACTCAGGATAACAAGGATCCTACTTTACGACCGAGAATATGGAAGATATTGTTGCGTATGACCGACATATCCGCCGACAATTACCTGCAATACGTAGCCCGAGGTCCATGTGAAGTGAGGGAGAAGATCAGAAACGATACGTTTCGGTAGCGAGTCTTCACCCGATTCCTCCTTCACAAGCTTATCATGGGTTTCAGAACGCTTGCGACGGACCGTGGATTCAAGGAGCGAGTTCAGGAGGATATGTTGGTTCGTTTATTAGATGCGTTTGTCTGGCGGAATCATGGTGTGTAACATGAGGCATTTCGAAGGTTCCATTAAACACATTGAATACCAGATAGACAGGAAGCAAATCCGTTAGGATTCACATACGTCCAAGGAATGAACGTTCTTGCTGCCCCGTTCCTTTACACGATGCCTTCGGAATTAGAAGCGTTTTATTGCTTTGCGAAATTTATTGAAGAATCGTGTCCCCTGTACGTGCAGCCGACCTTGGACGGTGTTCACAGAGGCCTTCGAGTGAGCTATTTCGGGTCATTATTGTCACCTCACAGCTCACACGCTGAATAGCTCCTAGACAAGTGTTTGAAAATTGTCGACCCAGAATTATATGGCCACCTGAGGTCAAAGAATCTCTCTGCCGAGATATATGCATTTCCATGTGAAGTTGACGGTTCTGTGTTGTCTTTTTCTTGTTCTAACGATGGTTACCAGCAATTCTTACGCTCTGTGCATGTACACCACCGTTGGATCAAGTCCTTCGATTATGGGACTTTCTGCTCGCATTTGGTGTCCACCTTAATGTTCTTTGTGTCATCGCACAGCTACTCCTCATGCGCGACGAAGTGATGGCTTCATCAAGGTGTGTGATTTGGTTTTGATGAACTAGTCTCCGTCCTCAGGATCT is a window from the Marasmius oreades isolate 03SP1 chromosome 6, whole genome shotgun sequence genome containing:
- a CDS encoding uncharacterized protein (BUSCO:EOG09263KVG); translation: MSSDPNTAAAHSFNKILSRPKYPSKSRSSGGDVEDDSNLKKLRRLILVEGIPATVDPTLRPRIWKILLRMTDISADNYLQYVARGPCEVREKIRNDTFRTLATDRGFKERVQEDMLVRLLDAFVWRNHDRQEANPLGFTYVQGMNVLAAPFLYTMPSELEAFYCFAKFIEESCPLYVQPTLDGVHRGLRLLDKCLKIVDPELYGHLRSKNLSAEIYAFPSILTLCACTPPLDQVLRLWDFLLAFGVHLNVLCVIAQLLLMRDEVMASSSPMRLLRTFPPLEALPVIGIAVTLVRDLPADLYDELVKHPFEIQQH